The following proteins come from a genomic window of Salvia hispanica cultivar TCC Black 2014 chromosome 4, UniMelb_Shisp_WGS_1.0, whole genome shotgun sequence:
- the LOC125219135 gene encoding 40S ribosomal protein S15a, translating into MVRVSVLNDALKSMYNAEKRGKRQVMIRPSSKVIIKFLIVMQKHGYIGEFEYVDDHRSGKIVVELNGRLNKCGVISPRFDVGVKEIEPWTARLLPSRQFGYIVLTTSAGIMDHEEARRKNVGGKVLGFFY; encoded by the exons ATGGTGAGAGTGAGTGTTCTTAATGATGCTCTGAAGAGCATGTATAATGCTGAAAAGAGAGGGAAGCGTCAGGTCATGATCAGGCCTTCATCCAAAGTCATTATCAAGTTTCTTATTGTCATGCAAAAGCATG GATACATTGGAGAGTTTGAGTATGTTGATGACCACAGATCTGGAAAGATTGTGGTGGAACTGAATGGTAGGTTAAACAAATGTGGTGTTATCAGCCCCCGCTTTGATGTTGGTGTGAAAGAAATTGAGCCCTGGACTGCAAGGTTGCTCCCATCAAGACAG TTTGGCTACATTGTGCTAACAACGTCTGCTGGAATCATGGATCACGAAGAAGCTCGCAGAAAGAATGTTGGCGGTAAAGTTCTTGGATTTTTTTACTGA